The following DNA comes from bacterium.
CCCCGCAGCGGGGCCGTCGATCAGGGAGTCGTCGAGATTGACGTCCAGCATGTTGGCGCCGCCGCGCACCTGATCGCGCGCGACCTCGAGCGCCGCCGCGTAGTCCCCCTCGCGGATCAGCCTTGCAAAGCGCCGCGAGCCGGAGACGTTCGTGCGCTCGCCTACCAGGAAGAGGTTGCTGTCCGCGCGGATCGCGGCCAGCTCGAGGCCGCTGAAGCGCGTGGGTCGCGGCGCGGCGGGCGGCGCCGGAATCGCCCGCGGCGCGAGGCCCCGCACGGCCTGCTCGATGGCGAGCGTGTGCGCGGGCACCGTCCCGCAGCAGCCACCGACCAGGTTCACCAGCCCGCTCTCGGCGAACTCCCTGATGAGCAATGCGGTGACGTCGGGCGTCTCCTCGTACTCGCCGAAGGCGTTGGGCAGGCCGGCATTCGGGTAGACGCTCACCGGCACCGGCGCGAAGGCCGCCAGCTCCGCGAGGGCCGGTCGGATCTCCCGCGCGCCGAAGCTGCAGTTGAGGCCGACCGAGAGCGGCGCCGCGTGCTCCACCGCGGCCCAGAACGCGGCCAGGGTCTGCCCGGAGAGGGTGCGCAGCGAGCGGTCGGTGACGGTGACCGAGATCATCACCGGCAGGCGCGCGCCGAGCTCGGCGAAGACGTCCTCGATCCCGAGCAGCGCCGCCTTGGCGTTGAGGGTGTCGAAGATCGTTTCGAGGAGCAGGATGTCCGCGCCCCCGGCGACGAGACCGCGCGCGGCGTCGGCGTAGGCGGCCTTCACCTGGTCGAAGCTCACCGCGCGGTAGCCCGGGTCCTCCACGCGCGGCGACAGCGACA
Coding sequences within:
- a CDS encoding methionine synthase, giving the protein MRPDAGPRLRALLAERILIIDGAMGSYLQTLGLSEAEFRGERYAAHGRDLRGNYDVLNLTQPAIIQKLHEAYLDCGADILTTNTFSATAISQADYGLEADCAAMNRAAAAIARAVCDAGEAKDPARPRFVAGSLGPTNKTLSLSPRVEDPGYRAVSFDQVKAAYADAARGLVAGGADILLLETIFDTLNAKAALLGIEDVFAELGARLPVMISVTVTDRSLRTLSGQTLAAFWAAVEHAAPLSVGLNCSFGAREIRPALAELAAFAPVPVSVYPNAGLPNAFGEYEETPDVTALLIREFAESGLVNLVGGCCGTVPAHTLAIEQAVRGLAPRAIPAPPAAPRPTRFSGLELAAIRADSNLFLVGERTNVSGSRRFARLIREGDYAAALEVARDQVRGGANMLDVNLDDSLIDGPAAG